From the genome of Gracilibacillus salitolerans, one region includes:
- a CDS encoding polyphosphate polymerase domain-containing protein, whose product MVLEIFTRREQKYLITKQQYEKLIEKTSFFMRPDKFGVDGKYTVISLYFDSLDHKIYYETKNKLRFRQKLRLRVYDNTDIEGPSFFEVKQKHNNVVNKRRMLLPLSEAYRYLDESKTNVLDSIETSNPQVLREIENFRTLYGLQPEMVVSYDRHALHGIDNAGLRMTFDFNLRCRNTDLRVENGAYGDNFIDENLGVLEVKVNDSVPLWLTRILQEINCEQRSASKFCTSLELLKQPLTPSGMEKEQVLAGGN is encoded by the coding sequence ATGGTGTTGGAGATTTTCACTAGGAGAGAACAAAAATATTTAATTACTAAGCAACAGTATGAAAAATTAATTGAAAAAACTTCCTTTTTCATGCGTCCGGACAAATTCGGGGTAGATGGCAAATATACCGTGATTAGCCTGTATTTCGACAGTCTGGATCACAAAATCTATTATGAAACAAAAAACAAATTACGGTTTCGTCAGAAGTTGCGTTTAAGGGTGTATGACAATACGGATATTGAAGGACCATCTTTTTTTGAAGTAAAACAAAAGCACAATAATGTTGTGAATAAGCGGAGAATGCTCCTTCCTTTATCAGAAGCATATCGTTATCTTGATGAGTCTAAGACCAATGTGTTAGATAGCATTGAAACATCCAACCCTCAGGTATTACGAGAAATTGAGAATTTCCGTACTCTTTATGGATTACAACCTGAAATGGTTGTCAGCTATGACCGTCATGCTCTTCATGGCATAGATAATGCAGGATTACGAATGACCTTTGACTTTAATCTTCGATGTAGAAATACGGATTTACGAGTTGAAAATGGAGCATACGGAGACAATTTTATTGACGAAAACTTAGGCGTGCTCGAAGTGAAAGTAAATGATAGTGTTCCTTTATGGCTGACACGTATATTACAGGAAATCAATTGCGAACAGAGAAGTGCTTCTAAGTTTTGCACCAGTTTAGAATTATTAAAACAGCCACTTACACCAAGTGGAATGGAAAAAGAACAAGTACTAGCAGGAGGTAATTAA
- a CDS encoding sigma-70 family RNA polymerase sigma factor, whose translation MTELEKEQLLEETMINYGDDLIRLAFQYVKDREIAKDMVQNTFIKCYQKIDQFRNDASIKTWLYRITINECKDHLKSWHNRKVQAKNFLENTLTSLLSSTESKVMEEEKHNEIRGCIFSLPKIYREVIFLYYYKSFTMEEIAITTNVNLNTVKARLRRAKQRLKHVIEEENIYG comes from the coding sequence ATGACAGAACTGGAAAAAGAACAATTATTAGAAGAAACAATGATAAACTACGGAGATGATTTAATACGGTTAGCTTTCCAATATGTTAAGGATAGGGAAATAGCCAAAGACATGGTACAGAATACCTTTATTAAATGTTATCAAAAAATCGATCAATTCAGAAATGATGCTTCTATTAAAACTTGGTTATATCGGATTACAATCAATGAATGTAAAGATCATCTCAAAAGCTGGCATAACCGAAAAGTACAAGCGAAAAACTTTTTAGAAAATACTCTTACGTCTTTATTATCTTCAACCGAAAGTAAAGTAATGGAAGAGGAGAAACACAACGAAATTAGGGGCTGTATTTTTTCACTGCCAAAAATATATCGAGAGGTAATTTTTCTCTACTACTACAAATCTTTCACAATGGAGGAAATAGCAATAACTACAAATGTTAATCTAAATACGGTGAAAGCTAGATTAAGGAGAGCAAAACAGCGCTTAAAACATGTAATCGAGGAGGAAAATATCTATGGTTAA
- a CDS encoding LCP family glycopolymer transferase, translating to MVNKFQKELSSYVDEEELTFTKEDREQTIQKIRNQKTTQHNNKGSYTRPIMPIMATLAVLVLAIALIPSLIVNERINTKSDSVITSSENEEGFSVLLMGEDATRHRNPFNLLLTFHPDKENVKVVTFPRDLYVDRYNADGEKFEKTKLLHVGAYAPNPEASVITVSNYLDIPIDYYALMPMEEIFQLLGIDNKSKINEIEEQNSIANLLKKDQKFPELIELISHHQTNLTEDVFNQMEMKPYQYDIIQLEEGLNDIFVNEIYYVELESSFLEKLRNDLQNHIGR from the coding sequence ATGGTTAACAAATTTCAAAAAGAATTATCTTCATACGTAGATGAGGAAGAATTGACATTTACCAAAGAAGACCGGGAACAAACAATTCAAAAAATTCGTAATCAAAAAACAACTCAGCATAACAACAAGGGTAGCTATACTCGTCCAATAATGCCGATAATGGCAACTTTAGCAGTTTTAGTATTAGCCATTGCCCTGATTCCATCACTTATCGTAAATGAAAGAATTAATACAAAATCAGACAGTGTGATCACATCATCAGAAAATGAGGAAGGTTTTTCTGTATTATTAATGGGAGAAGATGCTACTAGACACAGAAACCCTTTCAACCTCCTTCTGACCTTCCATCCTGATAAGGAGAATGTAAAAGTAGTTACCTTTCCACGTGATTTATATGTTGACAGGTATAATGCGGATGGTGAAAAATTTGAAAAAACAAAACTTTTACATGTCGGTGCCTATGCCCCCAATCCAGAGGCAAGTGTGATAACCGTGTCTAACTATTTAGATATTCCGATTGATTATTATGCTCTAATGCCAATGGAAGAAATATTTCAGTTATTAGGAATTGATAATAAAAGTAAAATAAATGAAATCGAAGAACAAAATAGTATTGCCAATCTATTAAAGAAGGATCAAAAGTTTCCTGAATTAATTGAGCTTATTTCTCACCATCAAACAAATCTAACTGAAGATGTTTTCAATCAAATGGAGATGAAACCATACCAATATGATATAATACAGTTGGAAGAAGGGTTAAACGATATCTTTGTAAATGAGATTTACTATGTTGAATTAGAATCAAGCTTCTTAGAAAAACTAAGGAATGATTTACAGAACCATATAGGTAGGTAA
- a CDS encoding GNAT family N-acetyltransferase, which produces MLIRDFKMSDVPQIVPLMKQLGYPTTEAQFQQRMSTIQPLPNYQTIVAEEQNDIVGLLGLSLQHFYEHDGTFVQVGVFIVDEKFRGQGIGKQLLVTSEKWAEKQGARKILINSGNREERKNAHQIYSTLGYEAKSIGFVKDINNRG; this is translated from the coding sequence ATGCTTATCAGAGATTTCAAAATGAGTGATGTTCCACAAATTGTACCTCTAATGAAACAATTAGGCTATCCGACGACAGAAGCTCAGTTTCAGCAAAGAATGTCTACCATTCAACCACTGCCTAACTATCAAACTATCGTGGCAGAGGAACAGAATGATATTGTTGGGCTCCTTGGGTTATCCCTGCAACATTTCTATGAACATGATGGGACTTTTGTTCAAGTTGGTGTATTTATTGTTGATGAGAAATTTCGAGGACAAGGAATTGGAAAACAGTTACTTGTAACAAGTGAAAAGTGGGCTGAAAAACAAGGAGCCCGAAAAATATTAATAAATAGTGGTAATCGTGAAGAAAGGAAAAACGCACATCAAATCTACTCAACATTGGGCTATGAAGCAAAAAGTATAGGTTTTGTAAAAGATATCAATAACAGGGGGTGA
- a CDS encoding O-methyltransferase, translating into MRKINQYIDSVFDPQDSLLEGVITSIKENGMPNISVSPSAGKFLTMLVTISDAKNVLEIGALGGYSGICLARGFGQNGSLTSLELEDKYAKLAENNLTKAGFQNQVTYLTGPALESLEKLAAENKQFDFFFIDADKGNYPNYLEQCIKLAEPNAVIAIDNVLARGSVADDEVEPKRYTTLMQEFNQTVADHPQLDSILVPIGDGITIAQVK; encoded by the coding sequence GTGAGGAAAATTAATCAATACATTGATTCAGTTTTTGACCCACAAGATAGTTTACTAGAAGGAGTGATTACCTCTATCAAGGAGAATGGGATGCCTAATATCTCCGTTTCACCATCAGCAGGCAAATTTTTAACAATGTTAGTCACCATTTCAGATGCTAAAAATGTATTAGAGATAGGGGCGCTTGGCGGGTATAGTGGCATTTGTCTCGCAAGAGGTTTTGGACAAAACGGCTCGCTTACCTCTTTGGAATTAGAAGACAAATATGCAAAACTGGCAGAAAATAATCTCACTAAAGCCGGGTTCCAAAATCAGGTTACATATTTAACTGGTCCAGCTTTAGAAAGTCTTGAAAAACTGGCAGCGGAAAATAAACAATTTGACTTTTTCTTTATTGATGCTGATAAAGGAAATTATCCAAATTATCTGGAGCAATGCATCAAGCTGGCAGAACCTAATGCTGTTATTGCTATCGATAATGTGCTGGCAAGGGGAAGTGTTGCTGATGATGAAGTGGAACCTAAACGTTATACAACATTAATGCAAGAGTTTAATCAAACAGTCGCAGATCATCCGCAATTAGATTCAATACTGGTTCCGATTGGTGATGGTATTACAATTGCCCAGGTAAAATAA
- a CDS encoding EmtA family 23S rRNA (guanine(2470)) methyltransferase, translating into MTLYFTSVLPGLEYILSNEMNNKVSDSEIIQINRGKVFFTTAESFTCLSSLRSADNLFQVIDQFQIGPHKKHLSQVSERIAQLDLDFIDHKYLFWVNASRKGKQTYNRFEVAKKAMEGINKHYPDWNMGTSQNHQIEFRLDIEHHHVIFSLRLTDATFRFRNQTRQFSRASLLPTVAHAMVWLSDPKLTDIFVDPCCGSGTILSERATYPTNRIIGGDISGVVTKIAKSNLEDSKVQVNVWDARELPFSNGCVDKIVTNLPFGRQISPDEDLELFNHHIMNEICRVLKPNGRAVILSESVNQLFWEAKRLGLFCLESYSLSLKGVNPTLFVFEK; encoded by the coding sequence ATGACTCTTTATTTTACGAGCGTATTACCAGGATTAGAATACATTTTATCAAATGAAATGAACAACAAGGTGAGTGATTCTGAAATAATTCAAATAAATAGAGGGAAGGTTTTCTTTACCACAGCTGAGTCTTTTACATGCTTAAGTTCTTTAAGGTCGGCAGATAACTTGTTTCAAGTAATTGATCAATTTCAAATTGGTCCACATAAAAAGCACTTATCTCAGGTAAGTGAGCGAATAGCCCAATTGGATTTGGATTTTATTGATCATAAATATTTATTTTGGGTAAATGCAAGTCGGAAAGGAAAACAAACCTATAATCGTTTTGAAGTAGCAAAAAAAGCAATGGAGGGTATTAATAAGCATTACCCTGATTGGAACATGGGAACGTCTCAAAATCATCAGATAGAATTCAGACTCGATATTGAACATCATCATGTGATATTTTCACTTCGGCTTACAGATGCTACGTTTCGTTTTCGCAATCAGACTAGACAGTTCTCACGTGCATCATTACTTCCTACTGTGGCTCATGCGATGGTGTGGTTGTCAGATCCTAAATTGACAGACATTTTCGTTGATCCTTGTTGTGGTTCAGGTACAATTTTATCTGAACGAGCAACATACCCTACAAATCGGATAATTGGGGGAGATATATCTGGCGTTGTCACAAAGATTGCTAAGAGTAATCTGGAGGATTCGAAGGTGCAAGTTAATGTTTGGGATGCACGGGAATTGCCTTTTTCTAATGGTTGTGTCGATAAAATTGTAACTAATCTTCCATTTGGTAGACAAATTTCACCTGACGAGGACTTAGAATTGTTTAATCACCATATTATGAATGAAATATGTAGAGTCTTAAAACCAAATGGAAGAGCTGTTATTTTGTCTGAGAGTGTCAATCAATTGTTTTGGGAAGCAAAACGTTTAGGCCTTTTTTGTCTGGAATCTTATTCTTTGAGTTTGAAGGGTGTGAATCCTACCTTATTTGTGTTTGAAAAATAA
- a CDS encoding AraC family transcriptional regulator translates to MNGLREMNKALEYIEENLTNEIDYAKIASVAYCSEYHFKRMFSFLAGITLSEYIRRRRLTVAAFELQNSDLRVIDIANKYGYQSPDSFARAFQGLHGITPSEAKQQGLSLKAFPKMIFRLSIEGGNEMNYRIQEKEGFRIVGVQKRVPIIFEGENPEITAMWKTLNMEKIEKLKELSNREPYGIIQASTNFSEGRMEEKGELDHYIGVATTEDCPEQWASLEVPAYTWAVFESIGPFPQLLQNTWGRIYSEWFPSSNYQQTKGPEILWNENRDFDSPNFKSEIWIPVEKK, encoded by the coding sequence ATGAATGGATTACGAGAAATGAACAAGGCATTGGAGTATATCGAGGAGAATTTAACCAATGAGATAGATTATGCGAAAATAGCGAGCGTTGCTTATTGTTCTGAATATCATTTCAAGCGAATGTTTTCTTTTTTGGCAGGCATTACATTATCGGAATATATTCGCCGACGACGTTTAACTGTCGCGGCATTCGAATTGCAAAATAGTGACCTCAGAGTAATTGATATTGCAAATAAATATGGTTATCAATCTCCTGATTCCTTTGCAAGGGCTTTTCAAGGCTTGCACGGCATTACGCCTTCAGAAGCGAAACAGCAAGGTTTATCACTGAAAGCTTTTCCGAAAATGATCTTCCGATTATCGATTGAAGGAGGAAATGAGATGAACTATCGTATCCAAGAAAAAGAAGGCTTCCGTATTGTTGGAGTGCAAAAACGGGTACCAATTATTTTTGAAGGGGAAAACCCTGAAATTACAGCGATGTGGAAAACATTAAATATGGAGAAAATAGAGAAATTGAAAGAACTTTCCAACAGAGAACCTTATGGGATTATTCAAGCATCGACTAATTTCTCAGAAGGCCGTATGGAGGAAAAAGGAGAGCTTGATCATTATATTGGGGTTGCCACAACAGAAGATTGCCCAGAACAATGGGCCTCTTTAGAGGTTCCTGCTTATACATGGGCAGTATTTGAATCAATTGGTCCATTCCCACAACTTTTGCAGAATACCTGGGGAAGAATATACTCCGAATGGTTCCCATCATCTAATTATCAGCAAACGAAAGGTCCGGAAATTCTTTGGAATGAAAATAGAGATTTTGATTCACCAAACTTTAAAAGCGAGATTTGGATTCCAGTTGAGAAGAAGTAG
- a CDS encoding M48 family metalloprotease, translating to MQKIIIGYIIYILTIFLYFYFLYPLTSFSDTRYGALAHAFFFAMWPLQLLMLYFLLKKTDIMKKLEQIRSEIKKVLLYVTLLTILDYLIHFPFRFFWYRITVEEGVRTQGFLSWFTEHLLSKGMFWLSLFLIIIITRAVIKRWPKIWGVILWLLAIPVVLFVVFVQPIWIDPLFDDFYLLDEGELREEIETLTADAGISDATLLVVNKSEKVSTYNAYVTGILDHARIVLWDTTIAGMEQSEILFIMAHEIAHYIYHHVYWGIGLYLLLTLLVLVVLQRWTRSWKSVYSFPSLTKLLWITVAILMLMQPLSLWVSRQMERQADQYAINQTEDLYPARTSYQLLAEQSKADISPAPWIVWFRSSHPSIADRIARIEEEIQNRETNP from the coding sequence ATGCAAAAAATCATCATTGGATACATCATTTATATACTCACTATTTTTTTATACTTCTATTTTCTTTATCCTCTGACATCATTCAGTGACACCCGTTATGGGGCATTGGCTCATGCCTTTTTCTTTGCGATGTGGCCGTTGCAGCTATTGATGCTATACTTTCTGTTAAAGAAAACAGACATTATGAAAAAACTGGAACAAATTCGATCAGAAATAAAAAAGGTATTGTTATATGTCACCTTGCTGACAATCTTAGATTATTTGATCCATTTTCCCTTTCGCTTTTTCTGGTATAGGATCACAGTAGAAGAGGGAGTGAGGACACAAGGGTTTCTTTCATGGTTTACTGAGCATTTACTAAGTAAAGGAATGTTTTGGCTATCGCTTTTTTTAATCATCATTATAACACGGGCAGTTATAAAAAGATGGCCGAAAATATGGGGAGTAATCCTCTGGCTACTTGCTATTCCGGTCGTCCTGTTTGTTGTGTTTGTTCAACCGATCTGGATTGATCCGCTCTTCGATGATTTTTATTTACTGGATGAGGGAGAACTACGAGAAGAAATCGAAACCTTAACTGCAGATGCTGGAATTAGTGATGCTACCCTGCTTGTTGTCAATAAAAGTGAAAAAGTTTCTACCTATAATGCCTATGTGACAGGTATTCTCGATCATGCCCGTATTGTATTATGGGACACAACGATTGCCGGAATGGAACAAAGTGAGATTTTATTTATTATGGCACATGAAATTGCTCATTACATCTATCATCATGTTTACTGGGGCATTGGTTTATATCTCTTGTTAACACTTCTGGTATTAGTGGTATTACAAAGATGGACCCGTTCATGGAAAAGTGTTTATTCCTTCCCCTCTTTAACAAAATTATTATGGATTACAGTAGCAATTCTAATGCTTATGCAGCCCCTGTCACTTTGGGTATCAAGACAGATGGAAAGGCAGGCAGACCAATATGCCATCAACCAAACAGAAGATTTATATCCAGCGCGGACCAGTTATCAGTTATTAGCTGAACAGTCGAAAGCAGATATTTCACCGGCTCCATGGATCGTATGGTTTCGCTCGAGTCATCCATCGATAGCAGATCGTATCGCACGGATTGAGGAGGAAATACAAAATCGTGAAACGAATCCATAA